The DNA segment GTCGCAGGGAGGAGAGGAAGCCATGCCGGTACTGGTAAAGCCCAGCGAGAGCTACAGCATCACGATCCGTGTCGATATCCAGAACAAGGTGGGGATGCTCGGGAAGGTGACGACCGCGATCGGCGCACTGGGGGGCGACATCGGCGCGGTCGACCTCTCCGGCCACGGGAAGGGTACCGTCACGCGGGACATCACCGTGCGCACCCGCGGCATCGATCACGCGCAGCAGGTGATCGACGGCGTCCGGGCGCTTCCGGGTGTGAAGGTGGTGAACGTCTCGGACCGGACCTTTCTCATGCACCTGGGCGGAAAGATCGAAATCCACAACAAGGTTCCGGTCAAGACCCGGAACGACCTCTCCATGGCGTACACCCCCGGCGTGGCGCGGGTCTGCATGGCGATCGCGAAGGACGTGAAGAAATCGTTCGCGCTGACGATCCGGCGGAACTCGGTCGCGGTGGTCTCCGACGGGACCGCGGTGCTGGGGCTGGGGGACATCGGCCCCGAGGCGGCGATGCCGGTGATGGAGGGGAAGGCGATGCTCTTCAAGGAGTTCGGGGGGATCGACGCG comes from the Deltaproteobacteria bacterium genome and includes:
- a CDS encoding NAD-dependent malic enzyme, encoding MPVLVKPSESYSITIRVDIQNKVGMLGKVTTAIGALGGDIGAVDLSGHGKGTVTRDITVRTRGIDHAQQVIDGVRALPGVKVVNVSDRTFLMHLGGKIEIHNKVPVKTRNDLSMAYTPGVARVCMAIAKDVKKSFALTIRRNSVAVVSDGTAVLGLGDIGPEAAMPVMEGKAMLFKEFGGIDA